CCCCAGTGGTTGCGGGAAGACCACACTCCTGTCGTGCCTGGGCGGGATCCTCAAACCGACCGCGGGCCGAATCGAGTTCGGCGACATCGACGTGACGACGCTGGACAAGAAGGCCCTCTCGGACTACCGGCGCGACACCGTCGGCATCGTGTTCCAGGCCTTCAACCTGGTGCCCAGCCTGACCGCCCTGGAAAACGTGATGGTGCCGCTGCGTGCCGCGGGCAGGACACGACGTGAAGCCCGCGAGCGGGCCACCGAACTGCTGGCCCGAGTGAACCTCGAAAGCCGGTTGCACCATCGCCCGGGCGACCTCAGCGGCGGTCAGCAGCAGCGCGTCGCGGTGGCGCGGGCGATCGCCCTGGACCCGCCGCTGATCCTGGCCGACGAGCCGACCGCACATCTGGATTTCATCCAGGTAGAAGAGGTGCTGCGGCTCATCCGTGAGCTGGCCAGCGGCGAACACGTGGTCGTCGTCGCCACCCATGACACCCGCATCCTGCCGCTGGCCGATCAAGTGGTGGAGCTCGTTCCGCACGTGGCCGTCGAGCATCAGAACACCGAGACCGTGACCATCGAGGCCGGCGAGGTGTTGTTCT
The window above is part of the Mycolicibacterium fortuitum subsp. fortuitum genome. Proteins encoded here:
- a CDS encoding ATP-binding cassette domain-containing protein; the protein is MADLMVKDLVVEYSSGGYAVRPIDGLDLEVPAGSLSILLGPSGCGKTTLLSCLGGILKPTAGRIEFGDIDVTTLDKKALSDYRRDTVGIVFQAFNLVPSLTALENVMVPLRAAGRTRREARERATELLARVNLESRLHHRPGDLSGGQQQRVAVARAIALDPPLILADEPTAHLDFIQVEEVLRLIRELASGEHVVVVATHDTRILPLADQVVELVPHVAVEHQNTETVTIEAGEVLFSQGEMGDLIYIVTAGEIELARELASGGEEVIKIVGPGDYFGEMGPLFSLPRSATARAKTDALVVGYTIQAFRELLGPTGARNLIGQPESED